A stretch of the Anaeromyxobacter sp. genome encodes the following:
- a CDS encoding PDZ domain-containing protein, with protein MLDLFFRKYAWTANLALLFAAAWLLARTVNTLVGAAIRPRPQADQAALAAPPPRAVLPTTLDPDRLYRLIGVEPPKVVEESVVAAPSRPQTCQDPAARPSKSDLRLQLVAGVLGEVARHSLATLLDPQSRETRVLGVGEEFAGARLLGVERIADPRDLTGNAFRVVAVICNGGTKEYLDGEPGAGAGEASLNLGVAPLPPGRPSAVRPAPGAGAEGIRKLADNKYEIDKQVIEGALTNLNTLATQARLVPSFKNGQANGFKLFQIQPGSLYASIGIENGDVITRINGYEVNSPDKALEVYQKLRESAHVSIELERGGQTIKKDYNISGP; from the coding sequence ATGCTCGACCTCTTCTTCCGCAAATACGCCTGGACCGCCAACCTGGCCCTGCTGTTCGCAGCGGCCTGGCTCTTGGCCCGAACCGTCAACACGCTGGTGGGGGCCGCCATCCGGCCGCGCCCGCAGGCCGACCAGGCCGCGCTGGCCGCGCCACCGCCCCGGGCGGTGCTGCCGACCACCCTCGACCCCGACCGGCTCTACCGGCTCATCGGCGTGGAGCCGCCCAAGGTGGTGGAGGAGTCGGTGGTGGCTGCGCCGAGCCGCCCGCAGACCTGCCAGGACCCCGCCGCCCGGCCCTCCAAGAGCGACCTGCGGCTGCAGCTGGTGGCCGGCGTCCTCGGCGAGGTGGCCCGCCACTCGCTGGCCACCCTGCTCGACCCGCAGAGCCGCGAGACCAGGGTGCTGGGCGTGGGCGAGGAGTTCGCCGGGGCCAGGCTGCTCGGGGTGGAGCGGATCGCCGACCCGCGCGACCTGACCGGCAACGCCTTCCGGGTGGTGGCGGTGATCTGCAACGGCGGCACCAAGGAATACCTCGACGGCGAGCCCGGCGCCGGCGCCGGCGAGGCCTCGCTCAACCTGGGCGTGGCGCCGCTGCCGCCCGGCCGGCCCAGCGCCGTGCGCCCCGCCCCGGGCGCCGGCGCCGAGGGCATCCGCAAGCTGGCCGACAACAAGTACGAGATCGACAAGCAGGTGATCGAGGGCGCGCTCACCAACCTGAACACCCTGGCCACCCAGGCACGCCTGGTCCCCAGCTTCAAGAACGGCCAGGCCAACGGCTTCAAGCTCTTCCAGATCCAGCCGGGCTCGCTCTACGCCTCCATCGGCATCGAGAACGGCGACGTCATCACCCGCATCAACGGCTACGAGGTCAACTCGCCGGACAAGGCCCTCGAGGTCTACCAGAAGCTCCGCGAGTCGGCGCACGTCTCCATCGAGCTCGAGCGCGGCGGCCAGACCATCAAGAAGGACTACAACATCAGCGGTCCGTGA
- the gspD gene encoding type II secretion system secretin GspD, which produces MRSLLATLCLAPALAAAQAPIRPPRPGGVPGAVAQPVTRPTTPRVDPRRGTTTPEGVPINRATGLPAEGGQAPFPGGGAAPATPGGGGDTISFTPVKAGTSCQPIQGKFLLAFNKADVVDILEQASRWTCRNFIYGEDVAKGKITLLSKSAVSAEEAYAAFLAALSSNGIALYQTGKYWKLVRTADAKKTPIPTYTTDGETPSTEQPITKLIRLKFADADQVRGVLGNFISPQGADLQTVPPDLLIITDIGLNIRRIERLLETLDRAGAGEVVRMVQIRYAAAKDIADKVNQIFAQGGAKGARKTVLASPATPARPAAPGAPAAPASAGGGVDVQVTKVIPDDRTNKLIIIADEKSFERILELVQQLDVPTAEEGGIHVVYLKNAAAEDLASTLSNLAQGKSGKSAAGAPGGGARFVPSLPGAGGSPAAPVAAGGGTVTAELFTGDVKITADKAQNALVIQASGADIVTVRRLIDKLDRPRRQVFVEAVIMEVNLNNSNTFGVGAHGAIPFTTKDGSGFVPINLAPGRISTIGQFANVQSLIGLGGFLTGYAGPVSASLKDLGLNIPSIGVMVQALQSNSDVNVISTPHILASDNEESEITVGQNVPFQAAYAPSGLSGLTSGASGTTGAALGSLLGSQGLNSLYAPIQRQPVELRLKIKPQISEGDNIRLVIDQQTEEIVDKDPQLGPTTAKRSVKTQIVAKDQSTIVIGGLIQERNVRSVKKVPFLGSLPILGWLFRDTTTTKTKTNLLIFLTPYIIRDEADYRRIYEKKRKEQQDFTEQFYGRQPGYDVAIDFTRKTGPYSLLRRDVAEETARPENGGAGGPGERVIGPDATPSPPPAPPGGPGAAAPAFPAPLVPAQLYPVPSRAPAASAPPEAAEVPGHAPPDAGGLEPVEVTPEGPPADVQPPPPALPEGQ; this is translated from the coding sequence ATGCGCTCGCTCCTCGCCACGCTCTGCCTCGCCCCCGCCCTCGCCGCGGCCCAGGCGCCCATCCGCCCGCCGCGCCCCGGCGGCGTCCCCGGCGCGGTCGCCCAGCCGGTGACCCGGCCCACCACGCCGCGGGTCGACCCGCGGCGCGGCACCACCACCCCGGAGGGCGTTCCCATCAACCGGGCCACGGGCCTGCCGGCGGAGGGCGGCCAGGCCCCCTTCCCGGGCGGCGGCGCGGCCCCGGCCACGCCCGGCGGCGGCGGCGACACCATCAGCTTCACTCCGGTCAAGGCGGGCACCAGCTGCCAGCCCATCCAGGGCAAGTTCCTCCTGGCCTTCAACAAGGCCGACGTGGTGGACATCCTCGAGCAGGCCAGCCGCTGGACCTGCCGCAACTTCATCTACGGCGAGGACGTCGCCAAGGGGAAGATCACCCTGCTCTCCAAGAGCGCGGTGAGCGCCGAGGAGGCCTACGCCGCCTTCCTGGCCGCCCTGTCCTCCAACGGCATCGCCCTCTACCAGACCGGCAAGTACTGGAAGCTGGTGCGGACCGCCGACGCCAAGAAGACCCCCATCCCCACCTACACCACCGACGGGGAGACGCCCTCCACCGAGCAGCCCATCACCAAGCTCATCCGGCTCAAGTTCGCCGACGCCGACCAGGTGCGCGGGGTCCTCGGCAACTTCATCTCGCCGCAGGGCGCCGACCTGCAGACGGTGCCGCCCGACCTGCTGATCATCACCGACATCGGGCTCAACATCCGCCGCATCGAGCGGCTGCTCGAGACGCTGGACCGGGCCGGCGCGGGCGAGGTGGTGCGCATGGTCCAGATCCGCTACGCCGCGGCCAAGGACATCGCCGACAAGGTCAACCAGATCTTCGCCCAGGGCGGCGCCAAGGGCGCCCGCAAGACGGTGCTGGCCTCGCCCGCCACGCCGGCCCGGCCGGCCGCGCCCGGCGCCCCGGCCGCCCCGGCCAGCGCCGGCGGCGGCGTCGACGTGCAGGTCACCAAGGTCATCCCGGACGACCGCACCAACAAGCTCATCATCATCGCCGACGAGAAGAGCTTCGAGCGCATCCTGGAGCTGGTGCAGCAGCTCGACGTGCCCACCGCCGAGGAGGGCGGCATCCACGTCGTCTACCTGAAGAACGCCGCCGCCGAGGACCTGGCCTCCACCCTCTCCAACCTGGCCCAGGGCAAGAGCGGCAAGAGCGCCGCCGGCGCCCCCGGCGGCGGGGCGCGCTTCGTCCCCTCCCTGCCCGGCGCCGGCGGGTCCCCGGCCGCCCCGGTGGCCGCCGGCGGCGGCACCGTCACCGCCGAGCTCTTCACCGGCGACGTGAAGATCACCGCCGACAAGGCCCAGAACGCCCTGGTCATCCAGGCCAGCGGCGCCGACATCGTCACGGTGCGCCGGCTCATCGACAAGCTGGACCGGCCGCGCCGCCAGGTGTTCGTCGAGGCCGTCATCATGGAGGTCAACCTCAACAACTCGAACACCTTCGGGGTGGGGGCGCACGGCGCCATCCCCTTCACCACCAAGGACGGGTCGGGCTTCGTGCCCATCAACCTGGCGCCCGGCCGCATCAGCACCATCGGCCAGTTCGCCAACGTGCAGAGCCTGATCGGCCTGGGCGGGTTCCTGACCGGCTACGCCGGCCCGGTCTCGGCCTCGCTCAAGGACCTGGGGCTCAACATCCCCAGCATCGGCGTGATGGTGCAGGCGCTGCAGTCCAACTCCGACGTCAACGTCATCTCCACGCCGCACATCCTGGCCTCGGACAACGAGGAGTCGGAGATCACGGTCGGCCAGAACGTCCCCTTCCAGGCGGCCTACGCCCCCTCCGGCCTCTCCGGCCTGACCAGCGGCGCCAGCGGGACCACCGGCGCGGCGCTCGGCTCGCTGCTCGGCAGCCAGGGGCTCAACAGCCTGTACGCCCCCATCCAGCGCCAGCCGGTCGAGCTGCGCCTCAAGATCAAGCCGCAGATCAGCGAGGGCGACAACATCCGCCTGGTCATCGACCAGCAGACCGAGGAGATCGTGGACAAGGACCCGCAGCTCGGGCCCACCACCGCCAAGCGCAGCGTCAAGACGCAGATCGTGGCCAAGGACCAGTCCACCATCGTCATCGGCGGCCTGATCCAGGAGCGCAACGTCCGCAGCGTGAAGAAGGTGCCCTTCCTGGGCAGCCTGCCCATCCTCGGCTGGCTCTTCCGAGACACCACCACCACCAAGACCAAGACCAACCTGCTCATCTTCCTGACGCCCTACATCATCCGCGACGAGGCGGACTACCGGCGCATCTACGAGAAGAAGCGCAAGGAGCAGCAGGACTTCACCGAGCAGTTCTACGGGCGCCAGCCGGGCTACGACGTGGCCATCGACTTCACCCGCAAGACCGGCCCGTACTCGCTGCTGCGCCGCGACGTGGCGGAGGAGACGGCCCGGCCCGAGAACGGCGGCGCCGGCGGCCCGGGCGAGCGCGTCATCGGCCCGGACGCCACCCCGTCGCCTCCGCCGGCCCCGCCGGGCGGGCCGGGCGCCGCCGCGCCGGCCTTCCCGGCCCCGCTGGTGCCGGCCCAGCTCTACCCGGTGCCGAGCCGGGCGCCGGCGGCTTCGGCGCCCCCCGAGGCGGCCGAGGTCCCGGGCCACGCCCCGCCCGACGCCGGCGGGCTCGAGCCCGTCGAGGTGACGCCGGAGGGGCCGCCGGCCGACGTCCAGCCGCCGCCGCCCGCGCTCCCGGAGGGGCAGTAG